One region of Streptomyces sp. CG4 genomic DNA includes:
- a CDS encoding ECF transporter S component — MSARRSTARLHVVRLGPRSLAALALVGAVGVIAFGWPFLAPPASQLSAHAQDAPWLFAGLLVLLVAVVAATISESELGPKAVAMLGVLAATGAALRPIGAGTAGIEPIFFLLVLSGRVLGPGFGFTLGSVTMFASALLTGGVGPWLPFQMLAMGWFTMGAGLLPGPVRLRGRTEVALLAGYGFLAAFAYGTVMNLAGWPFMGAAASDISFDAHASVPANLARFVAYCLATSLGWDLGRAVCTVLLTLALGPAVLRALRRATRRAAFETAVTFDPEERSPDGYGGSPSGTATVKHPT; from the coding sequence ATGAGTGCCCGGCGCTCGACCGCCCGGCTGCACGTCGTCCGGCTCGGCCCCCGCTCCCTCGCCGCGCTGGCGCTGGTCGGCGCGGTCGGCGTGATCGCCTTCGGCTGGCCCTTCCTCGCCCCGCCGGCCTCGCAGCTGAGCGCGCACGCCCAGGACGCGCCCTGGCTCTTCGCGGGCCTCCTCGTCCTCCTGGTCGCGGTCGTGGCGGCGACGATCTCCGAGTCGGAACTCGGGCCGAAGGCCGTGGCCATGCTGGGCGTGCTGGCCGCGACGGGGGCCGCGCTGCGGCCGATCGGCGCGGGGACGGCCGGGATCGAGCCGATATTCTTTCTGCTGGTCCTCAGCGGGCGGGTGCTGGGCCCCGGCTTCGGCTTCACGCTGGGGTCGGTGACGATGTTCGCGTCCGCGCTGCTCACCGGCGGGGTCGGGCCGTGGCTGCCGTTCCAGATGCTGGCGATGGGCTGGTTCACGATGGGCGCCGGGCTGCTGCCGGGTCCGGTCCGGCTGCGGGGCCGTACAGAAGTCGCGCTCCTCGCGGGCTACGGCTTCCTCGCCGCGTTCGCCTACGGCACGGTCATGAATCTGGCCGGCTGGCCCTTCATGGGCGCCGCCGCTTCGGACATCTCCTTCGACGCCCATGCCTCCGTCCCCGCCAACCTGGCCCGTTTCGTCGCCTACTGCCTGGCCACCTCGCTCGGCTGGGACCTCGGCCGGGCCGTCTGCACGGTGCTGCTGACCCTCGCCCTCGGCCCCGCCGTGCTGCGCGCGCTGCGCCGGGCCACCCGGCGGGCCGCGTTCGAGACCGCGGTCACATTCGACCCTGAAGAGCGATCACCGGACGGATACGGCGGCTCACCCAGCGGCACCGCGACGGTGAAGCACCCCACATGA
- a CDS encoding ABC transporter ATP-binding protein, protein MIRFEDVCVTYDGAAEPTVRGIDFEVPEGELVLLVGPSGVGKSTVLGAVSGLVPHFTGGTLRGRVTVAGRDTRTHKPRELADVVGTVGQDPLAHFVTDTVEDELAYGMESLGLAPEVMRRRVEETLDLLGLAGLRDRPIATLSGGQRQRVAIGSVLTPHPQVLVLDEPTSALDPAAAEEVLAVLQRLVHDLGTTVLLAEHRLERVIHYADRVVLLPGPGEAAVVGTPSEVMAVSPVFPPVVDLGRLAGWSPLPLTVRDARRRAGDLKERLAASAPAGASWPVTQFRAPLQGAPTAGTTPGTGRRLLFRRRPAPTLEHPQTHIAEVRALSVRRGHITALRHMDLTVAPGETIALMGRNGAGKSTLLNSLVGLLPPTTGTVTVAGAIPHRTTPRDLVRRVGLVPQEPRDLLYADMVADECAAADRDAGAEPGTCRALVSELLPGITDDTHPRDLSEGQCLALALAVVLTARPPLLLLDEPTRGLDYAAKARLVTVLRGLATEGHAIVLATHDVELAAEIAHRVVLLAEGEVIADGPTAQIVVSSPSFAPQVTKILAPQQWLTVAEVREALR, encoded by the coding sequence GTGATCCGCTTCGAGGACGTCTGCGTGACGTACGACGGTGCGGCCGAACCCACCGTCCGGGGCATCGACTTCGAGGTGCCGGAAGGTGAACTGGTGCTGCTCGTCGGCCCGTCCGGGGTCGGCAAGTCGACCGTGCTCGGTGCCGTGAGCGGGCTGGTGCCGCACTTCACCGGCGGCACCCTGCGCGGCCGTGTCACGGTGGCCGGCCGGGACACCCGTACCCACAAGCCGCGCGAACTCGCCGACGTGGTCGGCACGGTGGGGCAGGATCCGCTCGCCCATTTCGTGACCGACACGGTCGAGGACGAACTCGCCTACGGAATGGAGTCGTTGGGGCTGGCCCCGGAGGTGATGCGCCGCCGGGTCGAGGAGACCCTGGACCTGCTGGGCCTGGCCGGACTCCGCGACCGCCCGATCGCCACCCTGTCCGGCGGCCAGCGGCAGCGGGTCGCGATCGGCTCGGTCCTCACCCCGCACCCTCAGGTGCTGGTCCTGGACGAGCCGACCTCGGCACTGGACCCGGCCGCGGCGGAAGAGGTCCTGGCCGTGCTCCAGCGCCTCGTCCACGACCTCGGTACGACGGTCCTGCTGGCCGAGCACCGCCTGGAGCGCGTGATCCACTACGCCGACCGGGTCGTCCTGCTCCCCGGCCCCGGCGAAGCGGCCGTCGTGGGCACCCCGTCCGAGGTCATGGCCGTCTCCCCCGTGTTCCCTCCGGTGGTGGACCTGGGGCGGCTGGCAGGCTGGTCCCCGCTTCCCCTGACCGTACGAGACGCCCGGCGCAGGGCCGGTGACTTGAAGGAACGTCTGGCCGCGTCAGCACCTGCGGGCGCGTCGTGGCCGGTCACGCAGTTCCGCGCGCCCCTTCAGGGCGCGCCCACCGCCGGGACGACCCCCGGCACAGGACGCCGTCTCCTCTTCCGTCGCCGCCCCGCCCCCACCCTGGAACACCCACAGACGCACATCGCCGAAGTCCGCGCCCTCTCCGTCCGCCGAGGCCACATCACGGCCCTGCGCCACATGGACCTGACCGTCGCCCCCGGTGAAACCATCGCCCTCATGGGTCGCAACGGCGCCGGAAAGTCCACCCTGCTCAACTCGCTCGTCGGCCTGCTGCCCCCCACCACCGGTACGGTCACCGTCGCCGGAGCAATCCCCCACCGCACCACCCCCCGCGACCTGGTACGCCGAGTCGGCCTCGTCCCGCAGGAACCACGGGACCTCCTCTACGCCGACATGGTCGCCGACGAGTGTGCGGCGGCCGACCGGGACGCCGGTGCCGAGCCGGGGACCTGCCGGGCACTGGTGTCGGAGCTGCTGCCCGGGATCACGGACGACACGCACCCCCGCGATCTGTCCGAGGGCCAGTGCCTGGCGCTCGCCCTCGCCGTCGTCCTGACCGCCCGTCCGCCCCTGCTCCTGCTCGACGAGCCGACCCGCGGCCTGGACTACGCGGCGAAGGCCCGCCTGGTGACCGTGTTGCGCGGGCTCGCCACCGAGGGGCACGCGATCGTGCTGGCCACGCATGACGTGGAGCTGGCGGCCGAGATCGCGCACCGGGTGGTGCTGCTCGCCGAAGGGGAGGTCATCGCCGACGGGCCGACCGCGCAGATCGTCGTCTCCTCGCCGTCCTTCGCCCCGCAGGTGACGAAGATCCTCGCCCCGCAGCAGTGGCTCACCGTGGCCGAGGTACGCGAGGCGCTGCGATGA